The Manihot esculenta cultivar AM560-2 chromosome 1, M.esculenta_v8, whole genome shotgun sequence genome has a window encoding:
- the LOC110621592 gene encoding WRKY transcription factor 72A, translated as MTMVDMRSSIPMATSLEKPDAVLQEEKKVMKSNGDEDGILLGTTKGVDVMVHVKQEEKSRKRPSSMDDQLRSAKAEIGEVREENERLKQLLSKMLKDYQSLEKHFREVVQEEEANKSTKITPIYQENEESELVSLSLGRSSSTEPKKEEKKSSNLTDENEDNEELNNKGLSLGLDCKFELDSSVTMKNPSSENSFDDEEAKEEEATETWPPSKMLKTTISAGDEVLQQTQTKKTRVSVRARCDTPTMNDGCQWRKYGQKIAKGNPCPRAYYRCTVSPTCPVRKQVQRCAEDMSILITTYEGTHNHPLPLSATAMASTTSAAASMLQSRSSSSQPGLGTSVSAPASMSTANGLNFTVSQNNAIRPHQIYFPNSSSSASTSHPTITLDLTAPTSTSHFNRFPMRYSATCLNFSSSASSTSLEPNSALQTLWNPGYSTYDTLSHSRNNIIGSLNNIGKQPPQDHLYQPQMQMNRQTAATSQQSLTETIAAATKVIALDPNFRSALAAAITTFVGNGGSAVRENPGGGEHSAGLNSKLGDSLTFNTLYPSSNGGIGCASSYLNKSPPTQQQGSLVSFPPPFPFSASKSASGSPASSRDYNKG; from the exons ATGACCATGGTTGATATGAGAAGCTCAATACCAATGGCGACCAGCTTGGAGAAGCCTGATGCAGTACTGCAAGAAGAGAAGAAGGTGATGAAATCAAATGGTGATGAAGATGGAATTCTCTTAGGAACCACCAAg GGAGTAGATGTGATGGTGCATGTTAAACAAGAAGAGAAAAGCAGAAAGCGGCCTTCTTCTATG GATGATCAGCTTAGATCAGCCAAAGCTGAAATTGGCGAGGTTAGAGAAGAGAACGAAAGGTTAAAGCAGTTACTATCCAAGATGTTGAAGGACTACCAGTCCCTAGAGAAACATTTTCGTGAAGTTGttcaagaagaagaagcaaacaAATCCACCAAAATAACGCCTATCTATCAAGAGAATGAAGAATCTGAACTTGTGTCCCTCAGCCTTGGGAGAAGTTCCAGTACTGAACccaaaaaggaagagaaaaagaGCAGCAATTTAACTGATGAGAATGAGGATAATGAGGAATTGAATAATAAAGGACTTTCACTTGGTTTGGACTGCAAATTTGAACTAGATTCATCTGTAACTATGAAGAATCCCAGTTCTGAGAATAGCTTTGATGATGAAGAAGCTAAGGAAGAGGAAGCAACTGAAACATGGCCACCAAGCAAAATGTTAAAGACAACGATAAGTGCAGGTGATGAAGTATTGCAACAAACCCAGACGAAGAAAACTAGGGTTTCAGTCAGAGCCAGATGTGACACTCCAACG ATGAATGATGGATGTCAATGGAGAAAATATGGGCAAAAAATAGCGAAAGGGAATCCATGCCCACGGGCATACTATCGTTGCACAGTCTCGCCAACTTGCCCAGTGAGAAAACAG GTGCAAAGATGCGCTGAGGACATGTCAATCTTGATCACCACATATGAAGGAACACATAACCACCCTCTTCCACTTTCAGCCACAGCAATGGCCTCCACCACTTCTGCAGCTGCATCTATGCTTCAGTCACGCTCATCGTCCTCACAGCCAGGGCTAGGAACCTCAGTTTCTGCCCCTGCTTCTATGTCCACCGCCAATGGACTAAACTTCACTGTCTCTCAGAATAATGCGATAAGACCACATCAAATCTATTTCCCAAACTCTTCATCCTCAGCTTCCACTTCACACCCCACCATTACTCTTGATCTCACAGCACCAACCAGCACCTCTCACTTCAATAGATTTCCTATGAGATACTCAGCAACATgtctaaacttttcttcttcagcaTCTTCTACTTCTTTAGAGCCCAACAGTGCGCTGCAAACATTATGGAATCCAGGCTACTCTACTTACGACACATTATCTCACAGTAGGAACAATATAATTGGGTCCTTGAATAACATTGGGAAGCAACCACCTCAAGATCATTTGTACCAGCCCCAGATGCAAATGAACCGCCAGACTGCAGCTACCTCGCAACAGTCTTTGACAGAGACAATTGCAGCAGCAACCAAGGTGATTGCTTTAGATCCCAATTTCCGTTCAGCCTTGGCAGCTGCAATCACAACATTTGTTGGTAATGGTGGAAGTGCGGTTAGAGAAAATCCTGGTGGGGGTGAGCATTCTGCAGGCCTGAACTCGAAGTTGGGTGACTCGCTTACGTTTAACACACTCTACCCAAGTAGCAATGGTGGGATAGGGTGTGCTTCAAGCTACTTGAATAAGTCTCCTCCTACTCAACAACAAGGGAGCTTGGTTTCATTTCCTCCTCCATTCCCATTTTCTGCTTCCAAGAGTGCTTCTGGGTCTCCTGCTAGTAGTAGGGACTATAACAAGGGATGA